Part of the Cloacibacterium caeni genome is shown below.
AATCCTTGACTTGTAAAGCCAATAATTTATCCTCAAAACCATACAACTTGGCAAAACTTTTCACCAATTCAGAACTTTGATATTCTCTTTTCTTTTTCATTTTTGAGTTACGAGTTACGAGTTACGAGATTCTTGGTTTAAAGTTAGTGGTTCAATTCTCTTCTTTTCCTTTATTCCAATTGAGTTTTACCCACTTTAAATAATTATTTATTTTTCCACCAAGTAAGTCATATTCATCTCTTAGTATTTTAAATTCCGAATTAATTTCAGGATAAAGCAAAATAATTTTTTCTAGATGATTAATGGTTTCGTCACAACTTGAATGTGTGAAAACTAAAAATCTTTCATATTCTTTTTTATAAATACTCCTCCCATAACCTTCTACAATATTGGTTATTACAGAATCTGCGGAACGTCTTAATTGGCTTCCTAATTCATACAATTCATGTTTTGGAAGTAAAAATGAAGTTTTATGTGTTTTAATAAATAACTCAAAACTTATTTTATAAATGTCTAAATTTCTATAACTCATGGTAATTTAGTTTTTTATTATGTTGAAATTCAATACACATTTTATATCTCGTAACTCGAAACACGAATCAGATTTGAAAAATCTTACTTTCTTCATTAATCCTTTTCACCACAGATTCTGTACGTTCTCTGTGTGTATCTGTTATGAAAATCTGTCCGAAATTCTGTTGGTTCACCAATTCTATCAACTGAGAAACTCTATTGTCATCTAATTTGTCAAAAATATCATCCAAAAGAAGAATAGGATTTTTGTTCGTGATGTCTTTAATCCTTTTTATTTGAGCCAATTTCAGAGCAATGAGGAAAGATTTTTGTTGACCTTGACTTCCGAATTTTTTAATCAAATTTCCATTCATTTCGAAGCGTAAATCATCTTTATGAATTCCTCGTGAAGTATAAGTGAGAACTCTGTCTTTTTCGAGGTTTTCGCTTAAGATTTCTTCGAAATTTTGTTCATTCAAATTACTTTCATAAATCACGGTAACTTTTTCGTTTCCTTTTGAAATAATCTCATAGAAATGTTGAATTGTAGGCAAAATAGACGCTACAAATCGCTGTCTTTTTTCAAAAATTTGAGTTCCAAATTTGGTTAAAGGTTCGTTGTATATTTCTAGAGAATCGAGGTCGAAAGTTCTGTTTTTAGCAAAGTATTTGAGCAATGCATTTCTTTGTTGAAGCGTTTTTTGGTATTGAATCAGCGCAAAAAGATAATCAGAATCGGTCTGAGAAATCATGGCATCTAGAAACTTTCTTCTGCTTTCGCTGCCATCAGAAATGAGGTTCGCATCGTAAGGAGAAATCATCACGCTTGGTAAAAATCCAATGTGGTCGGCAATTCTTTCGTAGGTTTTATCATTTTTTTTAATGATTTTTTTCCCTTCTTTGGGCAATTGCACTTTGATGATGTCATTTTTTTCTTCTCCTTGAATTTCTGCTTCTATCGCAAAAAAATCGCTTTCGTGTAAAATGTTTTGAGCATCAAGATTTCCCAGAAAACTTTTTGCCATCGAAAGATAATGAAGCGCATCCAGAATATTGGTTTTTCCAGCGCCGTTATTTCCCACGAAGCAATTGATTTCTGGCGAAAAATCGAATGATTTTTCACTGTGATTTTTGAAATTGAATATTTTCAGATTTTTGATGATCATGTAGCAAAATTACTTCAATAAAACGAGAATTAAAAACGGCATTACGCTTAAACTTTCCATTAAAAAAGAATAATACCAATCTTCACGTTTTTGATGAGAAAAATAAATTAAGATAGAGGCAAAGGTAAAGGTTAAGAACAGCGAAATTGCAAATTCAAATTTCAGAAAATATATTGTCAAAACTGAACTCAAACATAAAAAAATATAACTCAAATATTTGGTGTTTTGAATGCCAATTTTCATAGGTAAAGTTGTGAAATCATCTCGTTTTAAATCTCTAATTTCGAATGGGAAAGTAATGGCAGAAGTATAGAAGAAAATAATAAAAAACCACGCCCAATTCATCTCTTTCAGAGGAAACCAAACCAAACTCAGCGCCCAAATAAATCCCACATAAAAAGTTTTGACCAAAGAAAATTGTCGAAGATTAATGTTCAAAAAATCTGCGTTGTAAATAAAACCAAGAATTAAAACAATCAGCCATTTCAAGTAAAAATTCAGTTCAAAATATTTCAAAAGAATGGAACTGATAAGAACAAATCCTAAAATATTCCAAATTTTTGCAAATTTTCTTCTATGATAAACGGTAAAAAAATATCCATTCCAAAACGTAAGGAAAAGGACGAATGCTAAAGTATTTTGGTAAGATTCTTGCTCTTGCAAGATGAAAACGCCTAATAGCGTTGCGCACAGAGAAACATAAATCTGCGATTTTAGTAGAATATTTTTTAGTAAATTTATAACGTTCATTAAGCAAATATAAAAACACTTTGTCATTCTGAATGAAGCAAAGCGAAATGAAGAATCTATTTTTTGATTTTTCGTGACATTTTATTCTAATGCAATAAAAATCTTTTTTGATTATGAAAAAACTAACCCAAATCTTCATTTTACTATTCCTCATTTGGAATATAACTCCTATGAAAGCTCAAATATACTATGACCAACAATGGAAGAAAATTTCTGAAAACTATAAGAAAGGAACTTATAAATCTAATCTTCCGCTCATTTTAGACATTCAGAAACGTGCGATTTCAGAAGACAACGCGATTCAATTGATTAAATCTTTGAAAGCGGAATTAAGCGTGACAGACCTTACCGAAGATGATACTCAAAATGACACCGCTTCTCAATTTTTTAAAAAATTAGAATCTTTTGACCAAAAATTAAAAGGCGAACAAAAATTAGTTTTTCAAGTATTGTTGGGAGACTTTTTTCAAGATTATTACGATGAAAATCAATGGGAAATTAACCAAAGAACGAATGTAAATACTGGCGAAAAGCAAGATTTTTCTCAAATCGAAACATGGAGCAAATTAGATTTTAAAAATTATTTTGCCCAACATTTTTCTGAAATTTCTAAGCAAGATGCAGCGTTACAAAAAATTACGATTTCAAAATATGCAGAAATTTTTGATGGAGTAGAAGATATTGCTTATTTCCCTAGCTTCTTTGATTATAAATCAATGCAATATATTGATTATCTTCAAAGTAATTATTATTTTACTAAAAATGAACTGAAAGAAAATCAGCCTAAAATTTTAGGAATTTATGATGCGTTGATTGCTAAAAATTCAGGAAACGCACAATTGTACTTCAAACATCAAAAACTGAATGACGATTGTGCTTTTACCAAATGTAAAAACAAACAAGAGCAATTAATTTCTCTTTATAATTCAGCAACAGAAGGCGATTATAAAGTTTTAATCGCTCAAGAAATCATTTCCAGTCTTCAAGGAGAACAAAAATTTGAAGAAGCACTTTCTTGGATTGAAAAAGTGAAAAAAGCCTATCCAAAATCTAAATTTTTAGAAAACATCAAAAACCAGGAAAATCAAATCAAACAGCCTTTTGTTAATATAAAATTTGAAACGTCCACTTTGCCGAATCAACCGATTCATTTGGTTGCGGAATATAAAAATACTTCACAGTTTTCGCTCAATATTTATGAAGTGAAATCTGATTATCAAGGCTTTTTGAAGTATATTTATAATTCTTGGAACAAAGATTATTTTTCTCAACTCAAGAAAACTTTGGTAAAAAAAGAAACTTTTCCTTTGAAAAATTTCAAAGATTACACTACTCATAAAACGTCGCTGGAAATTGCGCCACTTCCTTCGGGTATTTACGTGGGAGAATATTTGGTAGATGGCAATGTTCAAGATCATTTTTACTTTATTGCTACCAATTCTAGAATTATTTTTAAGAATAAATCAGACCAACAAATTTTCGAAAACGAATTGCAATTGGTGCTCAGAAATAATGGGAAAATTTTACCAAAAGAAAACTTAGAGTTTTATGAATATGTTGCTCAACAAAATGTAGAAAAATCTGCGGGAGTTACAGATGCTAAAGCTGGTTTCAAAATTCCAGAAAATGATAAAAAACGCTATTATCGCTATGTTTTGGTGCGTCAACCTTCTACCAATGATGTGAATCTTTTGCAAGTCTATGGCAATCAGTATGATACCTCTTTTAACACTAGAAATGAAGTAGAACATGCGCAAATTTTCTTAGACAGAGCAATTTACAGACCTGGACAAACCGTTTATTTTAAAGTGATTGGAACCGCTTTTAGCAGTGAAACCAATAAAGAAAAAGTAACACCAAAAGTGAAGTTGAATATCACTTTGAAAGATACAAATGGTGAAGAAATTTCTACGCAAACTTTAACGACCAATGAATTTGGTTCTGTGAACGGAAGTTTTACGCTTCCGCAAGGAAAACTGAACGGACAATTTACAATAGAAGTAGATAATGACGACGATAATGTGACGGATTACGTAATTGATGGCTATAAAAGTTTCCGAGTAGAGGAATATAAACGTCCGAAATTTGAAGTGAGTTTTGAACCGGTAAAACAAGAATATCAATATGGACAAACCATAGAATTGCAAGGAAAAGCGATGATGTTTTCGGGAGTTCCGCTCAATAATGCTACCGTAAATTATGAAATCAAAAAACAGAATATTCGTTGGAGATATTTCTGGTGGTATCCTCGTGGAAATGATAACGAAAACTCAATTCTTGGCGAAGTAAAAACCAATGAAAAAGGTGAATTTACCATAAAAATTGACCTCAAAAAAGATGAAACTTTAGAAGGAATTCAGATTGATAATTATCAAATCAATGCTTCTGTAACCGATATTAACGGAGAAACACAATCTGACCAAACCAATCTAAAAGTGGCTTCGGTTTCGCATTATATTTCACTTTCAGAAGCGAACACTTCGACTCCGCTCAGTGTGACAGATTATTTTACAGACGAAAATATAAAATTTAAAGTTGAAACTAAAAATTACAATGACCAGATTTTAAAGAAAAGTTACACTGCAAAATTGTCAAAATTATCACCTCAAGAAAGAGTTTTCAGAACCAATTTTGAAAGTGAAATTCAGAATGCCTCTTTCTTTAGTAAAGAAGTTTTTGTGCAAAAATTCCCACATGATTATTTTGATAAATCGGAGAAAGAAAATAGAGTAGAAAAAGTAATTTTTGAAAAAACTCCAGATTCTAAAATTATTAGAATGACAAGTGTTAATTCTGAACTAATTAATCAGCAAGGAACTGCAACTGACTTTGAAATAGGAAAACTTCCGACTGGAAAATATAAACTAGAACTCTTTAACATCGAAGGAAAAGATACCATCAAAACGGAGAAAATTTTTGAAGTTTTTGATAAAGCTAAACTTTCTGAAAATCAAAAGCCTTTCTTAAAAGTAATTCCGGTAAAATCTGAATACAATAGAACTGAAAAGGCGAAATTCTACGTTTATTCAGCCATTCCAGATGTTTTGGTCAATGTATATGTTCAAAACGGTGATGGGAAAACACAGTTTGAGCAATTACCGATTAAAAACGGAATTTTAATTTACGAAGTTCCACTTCCGAAAGATGAAAGCATAGAAAATCTGAATGTTCAGTTTCAAATGATTGCTTTCAATGATGTGCAAACTGTTTCGCAAGATGTGAAAATTTCTTCGGATAAAAAGCCTTTGAAAATAGAATTGGTAACATTTAGAGATAAATTACAACCGAATTCCAAAGAAAAATGGACGATAAAACTTTCCGGTGAAGACAAAGAAAAAGTAACCGCCGAAGTTTTGGCAAATATGTATGATAAATCTTTAGACCAATTTGCGGTAAATACTTATTCTTGGCAAAGTCTTTACAGCAAACCTTACTGGATTTCTCAATACGGCATCAATGAAAGTTTAGTTCAAAAATATTATAATAAAAGACTGAAATATTTTGATAATTTAGGTGTGAATAGACCTGATTTTGATTGGTTTGATGGTTCAATAATAACCGATAAATTGCAAGGAAGAACTCCTGGACTTCAGGTTTCTTCAGCGGTTCCTGGTGCAAATAAAGAAATAAAAATTAGAGGAATGGCTTCAATGAAGGCAGAAGCTGTAACAGATTCCGTAAAAACTAAGAATATTGAAGAAGTAGTAACAGTAGCATATGGAAGGAAAAAAGAAAATTTAGAAAATATAAAAGTTCGTCAGAATCTGAACGAAACCGCATTTTTCTATCCAAATTTAATGACGGATAAAAACGGAAATGTATCGTTTGAATTTACATCTCCAGAAGCGCTTACACAATGGAAATTGATGTTTCTAGCTCATACCAAAGATGCGCAAGTTGCCACTTTAGAAAAAACGGTGGTTACACAAAAAGAATTTTCGGTAACACCGAATTATCCTAGATTTTTGAGAGAAGGCGATGAATTGGTTTTCAAATCTAAATTGAGCAATTTAACGACTTCGCAACTCAACGGTTTTGCGAAATTGCAAATATTAGACGCTTTCACCAATGAAGATATTACTGAAAAATTTGGAATTAACCAGTTAAATGCAGCTGCTGGTTACAACGTAGAACAATCATTTACACTCAATGCAAATGGAAGCACAACCGTTCAATGGAATGTAAAAGTTCCGAATGGTGTTTCTTCTATCATCATTAAAAACGTAGCCACTTCGACTTCGCTCAGTGGACAAGGAAAATTTTCGGATGGCGAACAAAAAGCAATCGCGGTTCTTCCAAACAGAATGTTGGTAACAGATGCCGTTCCGGTTTTTGTGAAAGAAGGTCAAACCAAGACTTTTGTTTTAGAAAATCTGAAAAATAATTCGTCTAAAACAGCAACGAATGTTTCAAACACTTTAGAATTGACGACCAATCCAATTTGGGAAGTGATTTTTGCGTTGCCAAGTCTTAAAAATGATAATAATCTTTCTGCTGATGTGGTTTTCAATAAATGGTTTGCCGATGTTTTGGCGTCTGAAATTTTCAAAGCCAATCCAAAACTGAAAACCGTTTTTGATGAATATCAATCTAAAGGTTTATTAAATTCAAATCTCGAGAAAAACCAAGAATTGAAACAGTTGTTGTTGGAAGAAACACCTTGGGTTTTAGATGCTAAAAACGAAACCGAACAAATGCAGAAACTGGCTCGTTTATTTGATGCCAATAATATGCGAAATTCCATCAATGAGGATTGGAGCGAACTGAAAAAACTGCAAAATCCTGATGGAGGTTTCTCTTGGTACGCTGGTTACCCAAGTTCTTACTACAACTCGCTTTATATTTTGAAAAATTTAGGCAGAATTAATGATTGGTTAAAGGGAAATTTGGCAGATTATCAATCTTCGGAACAAAAAGAAATGGTTTCTCAATTGGTGAAATTTGTGGATAATGAAGTGAGCAGATATTTCGATGTAAAGGCGGTTGCTGAGCGTAGTCGAAGCAATGTTTGGAGTAATTATGCGCTGGATTATCTGGACACTCGTCATTATTGGGAAAAAGAATTTCCGTTAAAAGGAAACGGTAAAACAATGAAAGATTTAGTGATTGCAAAAGCGAAGAAAGCAGAAATTACAGACTTTACTTTCTTTGGTTTACACAGAGCAGCGTTGCTTTTTGATGCTTACAATTTGAAAGACGTTTCTAAAAAATTGATGACTTATCTTAAAGAAACTTCCGTGCAAAGCGAAACGCAAGGGGTGTATTGGAAACATAATCTCAACGATTGGGGTTGGTATTCTTCTAAAACCGTAAATCACGCTGGTGCTTTGGAAGCTTTCAATAAATTGACTACCGACCAAAATTTTGTAGAAGAAATGAAAATTTGGCTCATCACACAGAAAGAAGTTTCCAATTGGGATACTTCCAGAAGTACCGCCGAAGTGATTTACACAATTCTAAATTCTGGGAAATCATGGACTTCTGCGGAATCTGATAAAGCCACGATAATTTGGGGAGGAAAAGATTTGGTAAATCCTTACACAAAAGCAACGGGTTATTTGAAATCAGCTGTGAATTCAGATAAAATTGATAAAAATTTAGCCACAGTAACCATTACAAAACCAGGAGCTGGAATTGTACAAGGTGGTTTATTCTGGCAATATTATGAGGATCTAGACAAAATTAAATCTTCTGAAAGTTATATTTCCATCACCAAAGAATTGTACAAAAAAGTGAAAACCGTAAACGGTGAAGAATTGCAAAAAATTACAGAAAATACACCTTTAAAAATCGGCGATAAAGTTACGGTAAGAATGATTCTGAACACCGATAGAAATATGGAATTTATTCATCTGAAAGATATGAGAGCGGCAGGTTTTGAACCAGTTGACGTACTTTCTGGCTATCAATGGAAGAATAATTTGGGTTATTATCAAGTTACTAAAGATGCTTCTACCAATTTCTACATCGAATACATGCCGAAAGGAAAATACGTTTTCGAGTATGATTATATTTGTAATGCAGCGGGAACGTTCAGTAACGGAATTACTACGATGCAAAACTATTACGCACCACAAATGAACGCTCATACACAAGGAACGAAG
Proteins encoded:
- a CDS encoding four helix bundle protein, translated to MSYRNLDIYKISFELFIKTHKTSFLLPKHELYELGSQLRRSADSVITNIVEGYGRSIYKKEYERFLVFTHSSCDETINHLEKIILLYPEINSEFKILRDEYDLLGGKINNYLKWVKLNWNKGKEEN
- the recF gene encoding DNA replication/repair protein RecF (All proteins in this family for which functions are known are DNA-binding proteins that assist the filamentation of RecA onto DNA for the initiation of recombination or recombinational repair.) codes for the protein MIIKNLKIFNFKNHSEKSFDFSPEINCFVGNNGAGKTNILDALHYLSMAKSFLGNLDAQNILHESDFFAIEAEIQGEEKNDIIKVQLPKEGKKIIKKNDKTYERIADHIGFLPSVMISPYDANLISDGSESRRKFLDAMISQTDSDYLFALIQYQKTLQQRNALLKYFAKNRTFDLDSLEIYNEPLTKFGTQIFEKRQRFVASILPTIQHFYEIISKGNEKVTVIYESNLNEQNFEEILSENLEKDRVLTYTSRGIHKDDLRFEMNGNLIKKFGSQGQQKSFLIALKLAQIKRIKDITNKNPILLLDDIFDKLDDNRVSQLIELVNQQNFGQIFITDTHRERTESVVKRINEESKIFQI
- a CDS encoding UbiA prenyltransferase family protein, which produces MNVINLLKNILLKSQIYVSLCATLLGVFILQEQESYQNTLAFVLFLTFWNGYFFTVYHRRKFAKIWNILGFVLISSILLKYFELNFYLKWLIVLILGFIYNADFLNINLRQFSLVKTFYVGFIWALSLVWFPLKEMNWAWFFIIFFYTSAITFPFEIRDLKRDDFTTLPMKIGIQNTKYLSYIFLCLSSVLTIYFLKFEFAISLFLTFTFASILIYFSHQKREDWYYSFLMESLSVMPFLILVLLK
- a CDS encoding alpha-2-macroglobulin family protein translates to MKKLTQIFILLFLIWNITPMKAQIYYDQQWKKISENYKKGTYKSNLPLILDIQKRAISEDNAIQLIKSLKAELSVTDLTEDDTQNDTASQFFKKLESFDQKLKGEQKLVFQVLLGDFFQDYYDENQWEINQRTNVNTGEKQDFSQIETWSKLDFKNYFAQHFSEISKQDAALQKITISKYAEIFDGVEDIAYFPSFFDYKSMQYIDYLQSNYYFTKNELKENQPKILGIYDALIAKNSGNAQLYFKHQKLNDDCAFTKCKNKQEQLISLYNSATEGDYKVLIAQEIISSLQGEQKFEEALSWIEKVKKAYPKSKFLENIKNQENQIKQPFVNIKFETSTLPNQPIHLVAEYKNTSQFSLNIYEVKSDYQGFLKYIYNSWNKDYFSQLKKTLVKKETFPLKNFKDYTTHKTSLEIAPLPSGIYVGEYLVDGNVQDHFYFIATNSRIIFKNKSDQQIFENELQLVLRNNGKILPKENLEFYEYVAQQNVEKSAGVTDAKAGFKIPENDKKRYYRYVLVRQPSTNDVNLLQVYGNQYDTSFNTRNEVEHAQIFLDRAIYRPGQTVYFKVIGTAFSSETNKEKVTPKVKLNITLKDTNGEEISTQTLTTNEFGSVNGSFTLPQGKLNGQFTIEVDNDDDNVTDYVIDGYKSFRVEEYKRPKFEVSFEPVKQEYQYGQTIELQGKAMMFSGVPLNNATVNYEIKKQNIRWRYFWWYPRGNDNENSILGEVKTNEKGEFTIKIDLKKDETLEGIQIDNYQINASVTDINGETQSDQTNLKVASVSHYISLSEANTSTPLSVTDYFTDENIKFKVETKNYNDQILKKSYTAKLSKLSPQERVFRTNFESEIQNASFFSKEVFVQKFPHDYFDKSEKENRVEKVIFEKTPDSKIIRMTSVNSELINQQGTATDFEIGKLPTGKYKLELFNIEGKDTIKTEKIFEVFDKAKLSENQKPFLKVIPVKSEYNRTEKAKFYVYSAIPDVLVNVYVQNGDGKTQFEQLPIKNGILIYEVPLPKDESIENLNVQFQMIAFNDVQTVSQDVKISSDKKPLKIELVTFRDKLQPNSKEKWTIKLSGEDKEKVTAEVLANMYDKSLDQFAVNTYSWQSLYSKPYWISQYGINESLVQKYYNKRLKYFDNLGVNRPDFDWFDGSIITDKLQGRTPGLQVSSAVPGANKEIKIRGMASMKAEAVTDSVKTKNIEEVVTVAYGRKKENLENIKVRQNLNETAFFYPNLMTDKNGNVSFEFTSPEALTQWKLMFLAHTKDAQVATLEKTVVTQKEFSVTPNYPRFLREGDELVFKSKLSNLTTSQLNGFAKLQILDAFTNEDITEKFGINQLNAAAGYNVEQSFTLNANGSTTVQWNVKVPNGVSSIIIKNVATSTSLSGQGKFSDGEQKAIAVLPNRMLVTDAVPVFVKEGQTKTFVLENLKNNSSKTATNVSNTLELTTNPIWEVIFALPSLKNDNNLSADVVFNKWFADVLASEIFKANPKLKTVFDEYQSKGLLNSNLEKNQELKQLLLEETPWVLDAKNETEQMQKLARLFDANNMRNSINEDWSELKKLQNPDGGFSWYAGYPSSYYNSLYILKNLGRINDWLKGNLADYQSSEQKEMVSQLVKFVDNEVSRYFDVKAVAERSRSNVWSNYALDYLDTRHYWEKEFPLKGNGKTMKDLVIAKAKKAEITDFTFFGLHRAALLFDAYNLKDVSKKLMTYLKETSVQSETQGVYWKHNLNDWGWYSSKTVNHAGALEAFNKLTTDQNFVEEMKIWLITQKEVSNWDTSRSTAEVIYTILNSGKSWTSAESDKATIIWGGKDLVNPYTKATGYLKSAVNSDKIDKNLATVTITKPGAGIVQGGLFWQYYEDLDKIKSSESYISITKELYKKVKTVNGEELQKITENTPLKIGDKVTVRMILNTDRNMEFIHLKDMRAAGFEPVDVLSGYQWKNNLGYYQVTKDASTNFYIEYMPKGKYVFEYDYICNAAGTFSNGITTMQNYYAPQMNAHTQGTKVSINE